A stretch of the Bacillus licheniformis DSM 13 = ATCC 14580 genome encodes the following:
- a CDS encoding chromate transporter — protein sequence MTKHKADRSLKSLLEILFVSTRLGLTSFGGPIAHLGYFHAEYVRKRKWMDEKNYADLVALCQFLPGPASSQVGIGIGVMRAGVLGGISAFIGFTLPSVIALVLFAMVLQGFDIGTAGWIHGLKIVAVAVVAHAVMGMAQKLTPDKRRKAIALFALVATLLWQTAFTQVGVILLAAFAGYLIYKEQVETDDSVMQFPVSRRFAAVCLSLFFGLLILLPVLREMTSSGWIAMFDSFYRSGSLVFGGGHVVLPLLEREFVPAGWLSEEAFLAGYGAAQAVPGPLFTFAAYLGAVISGWQGGLLATAAIFLPAFLLILGTLPFWDTLRRNPKVKGALMGVNAAVVGILISAFYHPIWTSSVLAPIDFAFAAVLFSLLVYWKLSPWIIVAAGAVGGAMLQLL from the coding sequence ATGACAAAGCATAAAGCGGACAGAAGCTTGAAGTCGCTGCTTGAAATTCTATTCGTTTCAACCAGGCTTGGATTGACATCATTCGGAGGTCCGATCGCACATTTAGGATATTTTCATGCCGAATATGTCCGTAAAAGAAAATGGATGGACGAAAAAAACTATGCCGATCTGGTCGCTTTATGCCAGTTTCTGCCCGGTCCTGCCAGCAGCCAGGTGGGGATCGGAATCGGCGTGATGAGAGCCGGCGTCCTCGGCGGAATCTCAGCGTTCATCGGGTTTACTCTTCCATCTGTCATAGCGCTTGTATTATTTGCCATGGTTCTGCAAGGCTTCGATATTGGAACAGCCGGCTGGATTCATGGACTGAAAATCGTCGCCGTCGCCGTAGTCGCCCATGCCGTTATGGGGATGGCGCAAAAGCTGACACCTGATAAAAGGCGCAAAGCGATTGCGCTGTTTGCTCTGGTCGCCACTCTTCTCTGGCAGACGGCTTTTACACAGGTCGGAGTCATCCTGCTCGCCGCTTTCGCCGGATATCTTATCTATAAAGAGCAAGTTGAAACGGATGATTCCGTCATGCAGTTTCCTGTGTCGCGCCGGTTTGCAGCGGTCTGTCTCAGCTTGTTTTTCGGGCTTCTCATTTTGCTGCCGGTGCTCAGGGAAATGACATCTTCCGGCTGGATTGCCATGTTTGACAGCTTTTACAGGTCGGGTTCTTTGGTCTTCGGAGGAGGGCATGTTGTCCTGCCATTATTAGAACGGGAATTTGTACCGGCGGGATGGTTAAGTGAAGAGGCATTTTTGGCCGGATATGGAGCCGCACAAGCTGTTCCGGGGCCTTTGTTTACATTCGCTGCATATCTTGGTGCGGTGATCAGCGGCTGGCAAGGCGGATTGCTCGCCACAGCGGCGATTTTTCTGCCGGCGTTCCTGCTGATTCTGGGGACGCTGCCCTTCTGGGATACGCTGCGCCGCAATCCTAAAGTAAAAGGCGCTTTAATGGGAGTGAATGCAGCTGTTGTGGGGATATTGATTTCCGCGTTTTATCACCCGATCTGGACCAGCTCCGTATTGGCGCCGATCGATTTTGCATTCGCTGCGGTTTTGTTCAGCCTGCTTGTCTACTGGAAGCTCTCGCCGTGGATCATCGTTGCAGCCGGTGCTGTCGGCGGTGCGATGTTGCAGCTGTTGTAA
- a CDS encoding PadR family transcriptional regulator, with the protein MEDKVLRKLFLGFIQIHILHHASEHPIFGLWMLEELKEHGYNISAGTLYPILHSMEADGLLRKEEQNVDGKIRKYYSTTEKGASVLKEARLKAYELFKEIKE; encoded by the coding sequence TTGGAAGATAAGGTATTGCGAAAGCTATTTCTAGGATTTATTCAAATTCATATTCTGCACCACGCCAGCGAACACCCGATTTTCGGATTGTGGATGCTTGAGGAATTGAAAGAGCACGGATATAACATCAGTGCGGGAACGCTGTATCCGATCCTTCATTCTATGGAAGCTGACGGACTTCTTCGAAAAGAAGAACAGAATGTGGACGGAAAGATCAGAAAATACTATTCAACCACGGAAAAAGGAGCAAGCGTACTGAAGGAAGCCAGATTGAAAGCATATGAACTGTTTAAAGAAATTAAAGAATAG
- a CDS encoding ABC transporter ATP-binding protein, whose amino-acid sequence MIRRFFSYYKPHKRLFFIDFSSAIVVAVLELAFPLVVQWFIDTLIPGGDWLEIVWVSIGLLLIYLLSTGLQYIVNYLGHKLGINIETDMRQELFQHVQRQSFRYFDNTKTGHIISRITNDLFDIGELAHHGPEDLFIAVMTFLGAFWIMLTINVKLALVAVLFVPLLIILIIYSNIRMNRAWRQMYSEIADVNARVEDSVSGVRVVQSFTNERFEISRFLKNNQKFRKAKLKGYKTMALTTAGTFLMTRLMILAVLVFGAWLSFSGNMSYGEFVGFVLYVNVLFKPIDKISAILELYPKGMAGFKRFTELIDTKPQIVDRKDAIDVPALEGNIVFKNVTFGYEKHKPVLRGIDLSIKAGETVAFVGPSGAGKTTISSLIPRFYDIDGGAITIDGIDIRDMTKRSLRSQIGIVQQDVFLFTGTLRENIAYGKLDATDEEIQRAAKMAHLEQLIESLPDGYETQVGERGLKLSGGQKQRIAIARMFLKNPPILILDEATSALDTETEQVIQNALTELAKDRTTLVIAHRLATIRNADRIVVVTENGIAEEGTHDELVERGGIFANLHRVQYQS is encoded by the coding sequence ATGATACGCCGCTTTTTTTCATACTATAAACCTCATAAACGTTTGTTCTTCATCGATTTCAGCAGCGCGATCGTCGTTGCAGTGCTGGAGCTGGCTTTTCCTCTAGTTGTTCAGTGGTTCATTGATACGCTGATTCCCGGGGGAGACTGGCTTGAAATCGTCTGGGTAAGCATCGGCCTCTTACTGATCTACCTGCTCAGCACAGGTCTGCAGTACATTGTCAATTATCTCGGGCATAAGCTGGGCATCAACATTGAAACAGATATGCGCCAGGAGCTTTTCCAACATGTACAGCGCCAATCTTTCCGCTACTTTGACAATACAAAAACAGGACATATCATCAGCCGCATCACAAATGATCTGTTTGATATCGGAGAGCTGGCCCATCACGGACCGGAAGATTTGTTCATCGCCGTGATGACCTTTTTAGGTGCATTTTGGATTATGCTGACGATTAATGTGAAGCTTGCATTGGTTGCAGTTCTGTTTGTGCCGTTATTGATTATCTTGATCATCTATTCCAATATCAGGATGAACCGGGCTTGGCGCCAGATGTACAGCGAAATCGCCGATGTTAATGCCAGGGTTGAGGACAGCGTTTCAGGCGTTCGCGTCGTTCAATCTTTTACGAATGAGCGCTTTGAGATATCCCGGTTTTTAAAAAACAATCAAAAGTTCCGCAAGGCGAAGCTGAAGGGCTACAAAACGATGGCTCTCACGACTGCCGGAACCTTTTTGATGACGCGGCTGATGATTCTGGCAGTGCTCGTGTTCGGAGCTTGGCTCAGTTTTTCCGGGAATATGTCCTACGGGGAATTCGTCGGGTTTGTTCTTTATGTCAACGTGCTGTTTAAGCCGATTGATAAAATCAGCGCCATTTTGGAGCTTTATCCTAAAGGAATGGCAGGATTTAAGCGGTTTACGGAGTTGATCGATACAAAGCCGCAGATTGTCGACCGCAAAGATGCGATTGATGTTCCGGCGCTGGAAGGAAACATCGTCTTCAAGAATGTGACGTTCGGCTATGAAAAACATAAACCCGTCCTGCGAGGCATCGATCTGTCAATTAAAGCCGGAGAAACCGTCGCCTTTGTCGGGCCGTCGGGAGCGGGCAAAACGACGATCAGCTCGCTGATTCCGCGCTTTTACGATATAGACGGCGGGGCCATCACAATTGACGGCATCGATATTCGCGATATGACAAAACGCTCTCTCCGTTCGCAAATCGGCATCGTCCAGCAGGATGTGTTTCTTTTTACGGGAACGCTCCGCGAAAACATTGCCTACGGAAAACTGGATGCCACAGATGAAGAAATTCAGCGGGCCGCCAAAATGGCGCATTTGGAACAGCTGATCGAGTCGCTCCCCGACGGTTATGAAACCCAGGTCGGCGAAAGGGGGCTGAAGCTGTCAGGGGGCCAAAAGCAGAGGATTGCCATCGCCAGGATGTTTCTAAAAAACCCGCCGATTCTCATATTGGACGAAGCCACATCAGCACTTGACACAGAGACGGAGCAGGTGATTCAAAACGCTTTGACGGAGCTCGCAAAAGACAGGACGACGCTTGTCATTGCCCACAGACTTGCTACGATCCGCAATGCCGACCGGATCGTGGTCGTGACAGAGAATGGAATCGCAGAAGAAGGGACACATGATGAACTGGTTGAGCGCGGCGGTATTTTCGCAAATCTTCATCGTGTACAGTATCAGTCGTAA
- a CDS encoding rhamnogalacturonan acetylesterase, with protein MMRDIQLFLAGDSTVCDYDENRAPRAGWGQKIGEFLSAGVLIRNEAASGRSSKSFIEEGRLKRIITQIKSGDYLFVQFGHNDQKPDDRYTEPYTTYKQHLTRYIDEARLKKANPVLITPVQRRSFASDGRFKNTHGDYPDAMIQLAEELRVPLIDLAFKSRQLLESLGPEASKKLYLWLEPGEHPNYPDGARDDTHFCDFGAKEIAKLVAQEAKEAGIPL; from the coding sequence ATGATGCGAGACATTCAGTTGTTTTTGGCCGGGGACTCAACGGTTTGCGATTATGATGAGAATAGGGCGCCGCGTGCAGGCTGGGGGCAGAAAATCGGCGAGTTTTTAAGCGCAGGTGTTTTGATCCGCAATGAAGCGGCATCAGGAAGAAGCTCAAAAAGCTTTATTGAAGAAGGCAGGCTGAAGCGAATCATAACACAGATCAAAAGCGGCGATTATTTGTTTGTCCAGTTCGGTCATAACGACCAAAAACCGGATGATCGCTATACAGAGCCATACACAACTTACAAGCAGCATTTGACCCGGTATATAGATGAGGCACGGTTAAAGAAAGCCAATCCTGTTCTGATTACACCGGTCCAGAGAAGATCATTTGCAAGCGATGGCCGCTTTAAAAATACCCATGGCGACTATCCTGATGCGATGATACAGCTTGCGGAAGAGCTTCGGGTGCCGCTTATCGATCTCGCCTTCAAAAGCCGTCAATTGCTTGAATCGCTAGGACCGGAAGCTTCCAAAAAGCTGTATTTATGGCTTGAACCGGGGGAACACCCCAACTATCCGGACGGAGCCAGGGATGACACCCACTTTTGCGACTTCGGGGCAAAAGAAATCGCTAAGCTTGTTGCACAGGAAGCAAAAGAAGCGGGAATTCCTTTATAA
- the bslB gene encoding biofilm surface layer hydrophobin BslB: MDAKRKFIRKISVGLLASAALFSFIIPTQGANAQEVKTNHFRGPIFCPPPFKPAPKPQPPQKPQPDNPQPDNPTQKPVLEAKTINSNKEWSTSDIEITYRPNAFVGSSYVEFHFPYRFHASTRDTLNGKTLDYTQILNDGQTVRVPVYALSSSEFKLVMVRKTLPNAGTHRITAELQQNGKNINHAETTLEIVPR; encoded by the coding sequence ATCGATGCTAAACGAAAATTCATTCGTAAAATCAGTGTTGGTCTATTAGCTTCTGCAGCATTGTTTTCATTTATCATTCCTACCCAAGGAGCAAATGCTCAAGAGGTGAAAACAAATCATTTTAGAGGACCGATCTTTTGTCCGCCGCCATTCAAGCCGGCACCTAAACCACAGCCGCCTCAAAAACCGCAGCCGGACAATCCGCAACCGGATAACCCGACTCAGAAGCCTGTGCTTGAGGCAAAAACTATTAACAGCAATAAAGAGTGGTCAACTTCAGACATCGAAATTACTTATAGACCAAACGCATTTGTCGGTTCAAGCTATGTTGAATTTCATTTTCCGTACCGCTTTCATGCAAGCACAAGAGATACACTAAATGGAAAAACGCTTGACTATACACAAATTTTAAATGATGGACAAACGGTCAGAGTTCCTGTCTATGCTTTAAGTTCCTCTGAGTTCAAACTGGTCATGGTTCGGAAAACGCTTCCAAATGCCGGCACTCACAGAATTACTGCTGAACTGCAGCAAAATGGAAAAAACATCAACCATGCTGAAACAACTTTGGAGATTGTCCCTCGTTAA
- the bslB gene encoding biofilm surface layer hydrophobin BslB, with amino-acid sequence MLKRKFIGKIGVGLLTSAALFSFILPTEEASATFYRNAPTLHVETVDSNKEWTTSDIEVTYKPNFFVGSSYVEFNFPYRFHANTRDSLNGRTLNYTQILNDGQTVRVPVYAFSSSEFKLVMVRKTLPNAGTHRITAELQKFGRNYNHAEATVDILPR; translated from the coding sequence ATGTTGAAACGTAAATTTATCGGTAAAATTGGAGTCGGCCTATTAACTTCAGCCGCATTGTTTTCTTTCATTCTTCCGACGGAAGAGGCGAGCGCCACTTTTTACAGAAACGCTCCGACGCTGCATGTCGAGACGGTTGACAGCAATAAAGAATGGACAACTTCAGACATTGAAGTCACTTACAAACCGAACTTTTTTGTCGGTTCAAGCTATGTTGAATTTAACTTCCCATACCGCTTCCATGCGAATACGAGAGATTCGCTGAACGGCAGAACACTGAACTATACACAGATTTTAAATGACGGGCAAACGGTCAGAGTGCCGGTTTACGCTTTCAGCTCTTCTGAGTTCAAACTGGTCATGGTTAGGAAAACGCTTCCAAACGCCGGCACTCACAGAATCACCGCGGAGCTGCAAAAGTTCGGGCGAAACTACAACCACGCAGAAGCTACAGTTGATATCCTGCCACGGTAA
- a CDS encoding multidrug effflux MFS transporter, giving the protein MGTLNSQADLAAHSKAKPNRVWIAVILGILSGIGPVVIDLYLPGLPQMATDLHTNASVVQLSLTSCLLGLAIGQIVIGPFSDVLGRRLPLIVSLSVFAAASFLCAMTSSVWVLIAMRFIQGAAGAGGIVISRAIARDLYSGTELTKFFSLLMLVNGIAPIISPVAGGQLMKWTTWNGVFFIIGLFGLLMILSVIFGVKESLSPENRTAGGFKETFVSFGRLFGQRTFMGYALAQGLIVAGMFGYISASPFVLQDIYKLSAQAFSFCFALNGLGIIIAAQITGRLAGRFGEASLLRSGLLLSFTASVVLFVSVFFKAPLILILIPLFVVVSCIGIVTTTSGSLAMQSQGKSAGSASALLGLLPFILGAAAAPLVGIAGSHTALPMAVVILFCNISALACFNILVRRAALK; this is encoded by the coding sequence ATGGGTACGCTTAACAGCCAGGCAGATCTTGCGGCTCATTCGAAAGCAAAGCCGAACAGGGTATGGATCGCTGTCATATTGGGTATTTTATCGGGAATCGGTCCGGTTGTGATCGATTTATATTTGCCCGGCCTTCCACAGATGGCAACTGATTTACATACGAATGCTTCCGTCGTTCAGCTCAGTTTAACATCGTGTTTACTGGGGCTGGCAATCGGCCAAATTGTCATCGGCCCTTTCAGCGATGTCCTTGGAAGAAGGCTTCCGCTGATCGTGTCGCTGTCCGTTTTTGCCGCGGCCTCTTTTTTATGTGCTATGACATCTTCTGTATGGGTTTTGATCGCGATGCGCTTTATTCAAGGCGCGGCGGGGGCAGGCGGCATCGTCATATCACGCGCGATTGCCCGTGATCTATATTCTGGAACAGAATTGACAAAGTTCTTTTCGCTCTTGATGCTTGTTAACGGGATAGCGCCTATCATATCTCCGGTAGCGGGCGGACAGCTGATGAAATGGACGACGTGGAACGGCGTATTTTTCATCATCGGCCTTTTTGGCCTGCTGATGATTTTGTCCGTTATATTCGGGGTTAAAGAGTCGCTGTCTCCGGAAAACCGTACGGCAGGCGGATTCAAAGAGACGTTTGTATCATTTGGAAGGCTCTTCGGCCAGCGTACATTTATGGGATACGCCTTGGCGCAAGGGCTGATCGTAGCGGGGATGTTCGGCTATATATCGGCCTCTCCGTTTGTTTTGCAGGACATTTACAAATTGTCGGCTCAAGCCTTTAGTTTTTGTTTCGCATTAAACGGCCTGGGCATTATTATCGCAGCTCAGATTACGGGCAGGCTTGCCGGCCGGTTCGGTGAAGCGTCCCTTTTGCGGAGCGGTTTGCTGCTGTCTTTTACCGCAAGCGTTGTTTTATTTGTTTCTGTCTTTTTTAAAGCTCCGCTGATTCTTATTTTAATCCCGCTGTTTGTCGTGGTTTCCTGCATCGGAATCGTGACGACGACCAGCGGATCCTTGGCCATGCAGAGCCAGGGGAAATCAGCCGGGAGCGCATCTGCGCTTCTAGGACTGCTTCCGTTTATTTTAGGAGCTGCCGCGGCGCCGCTCGTCGGTATTGCCGGAAGCCATACAGCTTTGCCGATGGCAGTCGTCATTCTGTTTTGCAATATCAGCGCGCTCGCTTGTTTTAACATACTGGTTCGGCGGGCAGCGCTTAAATGA
- a CDS encoding ABC transporter permease, whose amino-acid sequence MNSFFMLFQKEWTERWRDGKLLWLPVILILLGLIQPLSLYYMPQIIDMAGNLPEGSVIDIPRPRGEEVMASTLSQFGTVGTAIFVFSVMGSIVHERNQGSLSLVMARPVSPLQYIGSKWLQQVLLVLVSFAASYGLAFYYTNLLFGKVEFDRFLFSLSVYSIWIIFVMSVTMFFSALFRHIGGIAGMSICFIAFVSLAGSLFPRFTEWMPDKAKSQADYFIMHGSWDHAFGWMVFSSLGIVILLFMCTVFVFKRYESY is encoded by the coding sequence ATGAATTCATTTTTTATGTTATTTCAAAAAGAATGGACGGAAAGATGGAGAGACGGAAAGCTGCTTTGGCTGCCTGTCATTTTGATCCTTCTGGGCTTGATTCAGCCGCTCAGCCTGTATTATATGCCTCAAATTATCGATATGGCCGGGAATTTGCCTGAGGGATCCGTGATCGACATACCAAGGCCGAGAGGTGAAGAGGTAATGGCGAGCACCTTGTCCCAGTTCGGCACGGTTGGTACGGCAATTTTCGTTTTCAGTGTGATGGGCAGCATTGTCCACGAACGAAACCAAGGATCCCTTTCATTGGTGATGGCGAGACCTGTCAGCCCGCTTCAGTATATCGGCAGCAAGTGGCTTCAGCAGGTGCTGCTCGTATTGGTTTCGTTTGCTGCAAGCTACGGTTTGGCTTTCTACTATACAAATCTGCTATTCGGCAAGGTTGAATTTGACCGGTTTTTATTTAGTTTATCCGTGTACAGTATATGGATTATATTTGTCATGTCGGTCACGATGTTTTTCAGTGCTCTGTTTCGCCATATCGGGGGGATTGCCGGCATGAGCATCTGTTTCATCGCCTTCGTTTCATTGGCGGGATCCTTATTTCCCCGCTTTACCGAATGGATGCCTGATAAGGCGAAAAGCCAGGCTGATTATTTTATCATGCACGGTTCATGGGACCATGCTTTCGGCTGGATGGTGTTTTCGTCTTTGGGAATTGTAATTCTTTTGTTCATGTGCACCGTTTTTGTTTTTAAAAGATATGAATCTTACTAA
- a CDS encoding ABC transporter ATP-binding protein: MLSVNGLTKMYQQHQAVQNVSFDLEYQQCVALLGPNGAGKTTTLQMLSGLLAPTSGRIRFLGRESINRLEIGYLPQHPAFFSWMTALEYTVFAARLSKMKRREALEKSRTALRYVGLEKEEDRKIGGFSGGMKQRLGLAQALVHEQRLLILDEPVSALDPAGRREVLDMMKDLKKKMTILFSTHVLHDAEEVCDQVIMLKEGAVKWSGPLHRLKNRHLKPSYMLTAEESLEGWLEHLPYVSKVVYHKPSQAEFYLTDRSDSRRLLAECLNRQVSIVRFEQKTMSLEDMYLKVMGL; encoded by the coding sequence ATGCTGTCCGTCAATGGCTTAACAAAAATGTATCAGCAGCACCAAGCTGTCCAAAATGTCAGCTTTGACCTTGAATATCAGCAATGCGTTGCCCTTCTCGGGCCGAACGGAGCGGGAAAAACGACCACATTGCAAATGCTTTCCGGTTTATTGGCCCCTACATCAGGACGCATCCGCTTTTTGGGGAGAGAATCGATAAACAGGCTGGAAATCGGATATTTGCCTCAGCATCCTGCGTTTTTTTCATGGATGACAGCTTTAGAATATACGGTATTCGCTGCAAGGCTTTCCAAAATGAAACGTCGTGAAGCCCTGGAAAAGAGTCGAACCGCTTTGCGCTATGTCGGTCTGGAAAAGGAAGAAGACCGGAAAATCGGCGGTTTTTCAGGAGGGATGAAGCAAAGGCTCGGGCTGGCGCAGGCTTTGGTTCATGAGCAGAGGCTGTTGATTTTGGATGAACCTGTTTCCGCCCTGGATCCGGCGGGGCGGCGCGAAGTGCTTGATATGATGAAGGATTTAAAAAAGAAGATGACAATCCTATTTTCGACTCATGTGCTGCATGATGCCGAAGAGGTGTGCGATCAAGTGATCATGCTGAAAGAAGGGGCTGTCAAATGGTCTGGTCCGCTTCACAGATTGAAGAACCGTCATTTAAAGCCATCATATATGCTGACAGCTGAAGAAAGTCTTGAAGGATGGCTGGAACACCTGCCTTATGTCAGCAAAGTCGTGTATCATAAGCCTTCACAAGCTGAATTTTATTTAACAGATCGGTCTGACAGCCGCCGACTGTTGGCTGAATGCTTGAACAGACAAGTATCGATTGTTCGTTTTGAACAAAAAACGATGTCCTTGGAAGATATGTATCTGAAGGTGATGGGGCTATGA
- a CDS encoding PLD nuclease N-terminal domain-containing protein yields MTGADIPWALLAPFIVLSFILAVSALVSCIKQEKTNGPKWMWILIIFGISFVGPVSYFIIGKKTYERRRV; encoded by the coding sequence ATGACTGGAGCAGATATACCTTGGGCGCTGCTCGCCCCTTTCATTGTGCTGTCTTTCATTTTAGCAGTGTCCGCATTGGTCAGTTGCATAAAACAGGAGAAAACGAATGGCCCAAAGTGGATGTGGATTTTGATCATTTTCGGGATCAGTTTTGTCGGTCCCGTCTCTTACTTTATCATCGGTAAAAAAACATATGAGAGGAGGCGGGTGTGA
- a CDS encoding YxlC family protein, protein MNERDEKETVTHLKRELERIDDNFVPPVPQAFELNQRLARFKQERKRALKKELLCFIVMALVILSAYLTISVQVPAVFIMVQGAALILLPALALIEKRRHTADEEAD, encoded by the coding sequence GTGAATGAACGAGATGAAAAAGAAACGGTTACACATTTGAAACGCGAACTCGAAAGAATTGATGATAATTTTGTGCCGCCGGTTCCTCAAGCATTTGAACTGAATCAGCGTTTAGCGCGGTTTAAGCAAGAGCGCAAGCGGGCGCTTAAAAAGGAATTGCTTTGTTTTATCGTCATGGCGCTGGTGATTTTATCGGCCTACTTGACGATTTCCGTTCAAGTACCGGCTGTTTTTATCATGGTGCAGGGAGCGGCGCTTATCTTGCTGCCAGCGCTTGCCCTGATAGAAAAAAGGCGGCATACGGCTGATGAGGAGGCTGATTAA
- the sigY gene encoding RNA polymerase sigma factor SigY: protein MDQADEKELIIRAKDGEDAAFTKLFQLHYPFVYQYVLKLTLNPDLTEDLVQETMLKAYVSLHQFQGNAKFSTWLISIASRLFIDHQRRKKRENRKTQAAGEEALRKMKWNSALHGHEWSEYLEMFAALEPEFRMPILLRHYYGFTYPEVANMLKIKEGTVKSRVHHGLKKIRKEWGQ from the coding sequence GTGGATCAAGCAGATGAAAAAGAACTGATCATACGGGCAAAAGACGGTGAAGATGCGGCTTTTACGAAACTGTTTCAGCTTCATTACCCCTTTGTATATCAATATGTTCTGAAATTAACGCTGAACCCAGATCTCACAGAGGACTTGGTCCAGGAAACGATGCTGAAAGCGTATGTCAGCCTTCATCAGTTTCAGGGCAATGCAAAATTTTCAACATGGCTGATCTCAATTGCTTCCCGGCTGTTTATCGACCATCAGCGCCGGAAAAAACGCGAAAACCGCAAAACGCAAGCAGCAGGAGAGGAAGCCTTGCGAAAAATGAAATGGAATTCTGCCCTTCACGGCCACGAATGGAGCGAATACTTGGAGATGTTTGCTGCGCTTGAGCCTGAGTTCAGAATGCCAATCTTGTTAAGACACTATTACGGGTTTACTTACCCTGAAGTGGCAAACATGCTGAAAATAAAAGAAGGTACCGTCAAATCGCGCGTGCATCATGGATTAAAGAAAATTCGAAAGGAGTGGGGACAGTGA
- a CDS encoding MFS transporter: MERQKQIVYEEKQILRKDHMIFWGAVFCFWFATYIYVPVFGLYLDNIGFSYSAIGIVLGSYGVTQILLRFPFGILSDVLSPLRKQLLISGFAMSLLSCCIFLLSDSFIMVITARLLAGMTAAMWVMATVLYSQYFTKDQSSKAMGILQFLTVLPQFISMAVSGYLVHLFGWMFPFWIGVAVSCIGLILSFYIKDNGPRHTAKGMALSDYVKQTLRLPDLKAITTLSFLAHAVLFMTVFGFTPIYAESVGIDEKQLIWVMFAFFVPQTLASVWCIFYKVKAADALIWISYVITAVFFCLLPFAETLFAVCIVHAVTGLTLGFIFPLLVSKVVQLGTPQLKMSVMGFYQSFYALGFFLGPVVAGKVAELFGLPKVFWFAGALSLAAACIMLFSKQFRIFTAGRRDKSSNIVQPTKVFRK, from the coding sequence ATGGAGCGGCAAAAACAAATCGTCTATGAAGAAAAACAAATTTTAAGGAAAGATCATATGATCTTTTGGGGTGCCGTCTTTTGTTTCTGGTTTGCTACATACATCTATGTCCCTGTTTTCGGATTATATTTAGACAACATCGGATTTTCATATTCAGCGATAGGAATCGTACTTGGAAGCTACGGCGTCACTCAGATATTACTGCGTTTTCCGTTCGGCATCCTGTCTGATGTTCTTTCGCCGCTTAGAAAACAGCTGTTGATCAGCGGCTTTGCAATGTCTCTGTTGAGCTGCTGCATATTTCTGTTGTCCGATTCGTTCATCATGGTGATCACAGCCAGGCTGCTCGCCGGTATGACCGCGGCGATGTGGGTGATGGCAACCGTTTTATACTCGCAGTATTTTACAAAAGATCAATCATCAAAAGCGATGGGCATCCTGCAGTTTTTAACGGTCCTTCCCCAATTCATCAGCATGGCAGTCAGCGGCTACCTCGTCCATTTGTTCGGCTGGATGTTTCCGTTTTGGATCGGTGTTGCCGTATCATGCATCGGACTGATTCTGTCATTTTACATTAAAGATAACGGGCCCCGCCATACGGCCAAGGGGATGGCTTTGTCAGACTATGTTAAACAGACGTTGCGTCTTCCTGATTTAAAAGCGATTACAACATTATCGTTTTTAGCCCACGCTGTACTATTTATGACCGTGTTCGGATTTACGCCGATTTACGCGGAATCGGTCGGAATCGATGAGAAACAGCTGATTTGGGTTATGTTCGCCTTTTTTGTTCCGCAAACGCTGGCTTCCGTGTGGTGTATCTTTTACAAAGTAAAGGCCGCCGATGCACTGATATGGATATCTTATGTGATAACGGCTGTTTTCTTTTGCTTGCTGCCGTTTGCCGAAACCCTTTTCGCGGTATGTATCGTCCACGCCGTGACAGGACTGACATTGGGATTTATTTTTCCGCTTTTGGTCAGCAAAGTCGTTCAGCTTGGTACGCCTCAGCTCAAAATGTCTGTGATGGGTTTCTATCAATCTTTTTATGCGCTCGGTTTTTTTCTCGGACCGGTTGTGGCGGGAAAAGTGGCTGAACTGTTCGGGCTGCCGAAGGTGTTTTGGTTTGCCGGCGCATTGTCACTGGCCGCTGCATGTATCATGCTTTTTTCCAAACAGTTTCGTATATTTACAGCAGGAAGACGGGATAAATCCTCAAATATCGTTCAGCCGACGAAGGTCTTCCGTAAGTGA